The following coding sequences lie in one Brevibacterium marinum genomic window:
- a CDS encoding primary-amine oxidase has protein sequence MTTTSTMPTASSASTASHPLDRLTGDEIELNRAIIVDAGHVTENTIFALVSLVEPNKRDVIAGTPDLDRNVRSVLVERGSGEQTEVLVSLIERRVLLARVLDVAAEGQAPITMTEYEDAEQMIRNDATWRTAVEARGITDIETVRICALSAGCFDIPGEAGRRLVRGSSFIQSDPQDNAWAHPLEGLVAYLDLNTGEVIEVVDTDIVPVPKERFDYHLDSWLPEPRTTQKPIEITQPEGTSFTLDGDVLSWEKWQVRLGFDPVEGLVLHQIGYDDNGKQRPIVYRASVAEMVVPYGDPSPVRFWQNYFDAGEYSMGKSANSLELGCDCLGEIHYSDAVLADEQGRAHTIKNAICIHEEDAGILFKHTDEFTGASDVRRNRRIVISFFITVGNYDYGFYWYLYLDGTIELECKATGIVYTAAYGDEAQRRRWSSPLGDEGLGMPFHQHMFCARLDMQVDGIENAVDEQEVVRVPFGDDNPYGNAFTRKLTRLTQEGGRLANGEAGRVWHIVNPEKQNRHGFPVGYQLHMPDEPTMMAAEGSSISKRAGFGSKHVWLTQFDENERFPSGTYPNQNPGQGTITQWVEQQRPVDGDDIVLWCSFAMTHFPRPEDWPIMPVDRLGFSMKPYGFFDQNPALDVPRPKSGHCAPEAGNSCECD, from the coding sequence ATGACCACGACTTCAACTATGCCGACTGCTTCGTCCGCTTCGACCGCGTCGCACCCGCTCGACCGCCTGACCGGAGACGAGATCGAGCTCAATCGCGCCATCATCGTCGACGCAGGACACGTCACCGAGAACACGATCTTCGCTCTGGTCAGCCTCGTCGAGCCGAACAAGCGCGACGTCATCGCCGGAACCCCCGACCTCGACCGCAACGTGCGATCCGTCCTCGTCGAGCGCGGCTCCGGCGAGCAGACCGAAGTCCTCGTGTCGCTGATCGAACGCAGGGTCTTGCTTGCGCGTGTGCTCGATGTCGCGGCCGAGGGCCAGGCACCGATCACGATGACCGAGTACGAGGACGCCGAACAGATGATCAGGAACGACGCGACCTGGCGGACTGCCGTGGAGGCGCGCGGCATCACCGATATCGAGACCGTCCGCATCTGTGCCTTGTCTGCCGGCTGCTTCGATATTCCCGGTGAAGCGGGCCGTCGCCTCGTGAGAGGTTCGTCCTTCATCCAGTCGGATCCGCAGGACAACGCCTGGGCGCACCCGCTCGAGGGACTCGTCGCCTACCTCGATCTCAACACCGGCGAGGTCATCGAGGTTGTCGACACCGACATAGTCCCCGTGCCCAAGGAACGCTTCGACTACCACCTCGACTCGTGGCTGCCCGAACCTCGCACTACACAGAAGCCGATCGAAATCACCCAGCCCGAAGGAACCAGCTTCACCCTCGACGGAGACGTGCTCAGTTGGGAGAAGTGGCAGGTGCGCCTCGGCTTCGATCCCGTCGAGGGCCTGGTCCTCCACCAGATCGGCTACGACGACAACGGCAAACAGCGCCCCATCGTCTACCGCGCCTCCGTCGCCGAAATGGTCGTCCCTTACGGCGATCCGAGTCCGGTGCGCTTCTGGCAGAACTACTTCGACGCCGGCGAGTACTCGATGGGCAAGAGCGCGAACTCGCTCGAGCTCGGCTGCGACTGCCTCGGCGAGATCCATTACTCCGATGCCGTCCTAGCCGACGAGCAAGGACGCGCACACACGATCAAGAACGCCATCTGCATCCACGAGGAGGATGCGGGCATCCTGTTCAAGCACACCGATGAGTTCACCGGTGCCTCCGACGTGCGCCGCAACCGCCGCATCGTCATCTCCTTCTTCATCACCGTCGGCAACTATGACTACGGCTTCTACTGGTACCTCTACCTCGACGGCACGATCGAGCTCGAATGCAAGGCCACCGGTATCGTCTACACCGCAGCGTACGGCGATGAGGCTCAGCGTCGGCGCTGGTCGTCCCCGCTCGGTGACGAAGGCCTCGGCATGCCCTTCCACCAGCACATGTTCTGCGCCCGACTCGACATGCAGGTCGACGGCATCGAGAACGCGGTCGACGAACAGGAAGTCGTGCGTGTGCCCTTCGGCGATGACAACCCGTACGGGAATGCGTTCACCCGCAAGCTGACCCGCCTCACCCAGGAAGGCGGCAGGCTCGCCAATGGTGAAGCAGGACGGGTGTGGCACATCGTCAACCCGGAGAAGCAGAACCGTCATGGGTTCCCCGTCGGTTATCAGCTGCACATGCCCGATGAGCCGACGATGATGGCCGCCGAGGGTTCGTCGATCTCGAAGCGTGCCGGATTCGGGTCGAAGCATGTGTGGCTGACGCAATTCGATGAGAACGAGCGCTTCCCGTCGGGTACCTACCCGAACCAGAACCCGGGGCAGGGCACGATCACCCAATGGGTCGAGCAGCAACGCCCCGTCGACGGTGACGACATCGTCCTCTGGTGCTCGTTCGCCATGACGCACTTCCCGCGACCCGAGGACTGGCCGATCATGCCTGTCGACCGCCTCGGATTCTCAATGAAGCCCTATGGCTTCTTCGACCAGAACCCTGCGCTCGACGTGCCGCGGCCCAAGTCGGGCCACTGTGCACCAGAGGCCGGCAACTCCTGCGAGTGCGACTGA